A window of Proteiniborus sp. DW1 genomic DNA:
TAAGTTATCAATATTAAATGTAATACTAGGAACATTATATGTATCTTTTGTTGCTATTGTTATAGCATTGCCCATAGGGGTAGGTAGCGCATTATTATTGTCTGGGTATATTAAGGGTAGAGGAAAAACTATCATTAGAGGAATTATAGATATCCTTGGAGGAATACCTTCTGTAATATATGGATTTATAGGTCTTTTAGTCTTGGTCAAATTCTTCGAGATTAGATTTGGTTTTCCTACAGGCGAATCTGTCCTTGCAGGAGGCATACTACTTTCACTAATGGTGCTTCCATATATAATATCTACTTGTAATGAAACTATGGAAAAGGTATATAATGATCATTTATCATCTTCTCAGGCGTTAGGTGTTTCAAAAAACTATTTCTTACGAAAGATTGTCCTAGCTGAGAGTAAAAAAGGTATAATAGCTGCAACAGT
This region includes:
- the pstC gene encoding phosphate ABC transporter permease subunit PstC; the protein is MYKLLDKAFSILIKLLTVFSLLLLAFVLIFIFKESTAFFKEVSIFKFITGRTWNPLSSPDKLSILNVILGTLYVSFVAIVIALPIGVGSALLLSGYIKGRGKTIIRGIIDILGGIPSVIYGFIGLLVLVKFFEIRFGFPTGESVLAGGILLSLMVLPYIISTCNETMEKVYNDHLSSSQALGVSKNYFLRKIVLAESKKGIIAATVLALGRAMGETMAVMMVIGNAPITPRLLGKAQTIPSLIALEMGMAEVGSLHYHALFASGFVLMIILLIINIIVYYVKKSISL